In Paracoccus sp. SMMA_5_TC, the following are encoded in one genomic region:
- the paaE gene encoding 1,2-phenylacetyl-CoA epoxidase subunit PaaE, which produces MARFHPLTVTDVKRETRDAVVITLAPRDEDRALFDFTQGQYLTFRRDFDGEELRRSYSICAGLDEGCLKVGIKRVDGGAFSTWANENLAPGDEIEAMPPMGKFHTPLDPDAARQYLGFAGGSGITPVLSIIKTVLAREPASQFTLVYANRQINSIMFREELEDLKNLYLGRLSIIHVLEQEGQEIDLFTGRIDADKLAGLFRSWIDPKSVDVAFICGPEPMMLAIAAALRDHGLRDEQIKFELFASSQPGRAKARAVSREAVTPGTGTQATVTLDGATRSFEMPRTGETILDAAIANNMDAPYSCKAGVCSTCRCKVLEGEVEMAINHALEDYEVRAGYVLSCQAYPLSDRVVVSYDE; this is translated from the coding sequence ATGGCACGCTTCCACCCGCTGACCGTCACCGATGTCAAGCGCGAGACGCGCGACGCGGTGGTCATCACCCTTGCCCCCCGCGACGAGGACCGCGCGCTTTTCGATTTCACCCAAGGCCAGTATCTGACCTTTCGCCGCGATTTCGACGGCGAGGAACTGCGCCGGTCCTATTCGATCTGCGCCGGTCTGGACGAAGGCTGCCTGAAGGTCGGCATCAAGCGCGTCGATGGCGGCGCCTTCTCGACCTGGGCCAACGAGAACCTGGCCCCCGGCGACGAGATCGAGGCCATGCCGCCGATGGGCAAGTTCCATACCCCGCTGGACCCCGATGCCGCCCGGCAATACCTGGGCTTTGCCGGCGGTTCGGGCATCACCCCTGTCCTGTCGATCATCAAGACCGTGCTGGCGCGCGAACCGGCATCGCAGTTCACGCTGGTTTATGCCAATCGCCAGATCAACAGCATCATGTTCCGCGAGGAACTCGAGGATCTCAAGAACCTGTATCTGGGCCGGCTGTCGATCATCCATGTGCTGGAACAGGAGGGGCAGGAAATCGACCTGTTCACCGGCCGCATCGATGCCGACAAGCTGGCCGGGCTGTTCCGCAGCTGGATCGACCCCAAAAGCGTCGATGTCGCCTTCATCTGCGGGCCGGAACCGATGATGCTGGCGATCGCGGCGGCGCTGCGCGACCATGGCTTGCGCGACGAACAGATCAAGTTCGAGCTCTTTGCCTCGAGCCAGCCGGGCCGGGCCAAGGCCCGCGCCGTCTCGCGCGAGGCGGTGACGCCCGGCACCGGCACCCAGGCCACGGTGACGCTGGATGGCGCCACCCGCAGCTTCGAGATGCCGCGCACCGGCGAAACCATCCTGGATGCCGCCATCGCCAACAACATGGACGCACCCTATTCCTGCAAGGCCGGGGTCTGTTCCACCTGTCGCTGCAAGGTGCTCGAGGGCGAGGTCGAAATGGCCATCAACCACGCGCTCGAGGATTACGAGGTGCGCGCCGGTTACGTCCTGTCCTGCCAGGCCTATCCGCTGAGCGACCGCGTGGTCGTCAGCTATGACGAATAA
- a CDS encoding Phenylacetic acid catabolic protein, protein MSDTMNLDDYLAQGGVLTAPGNVPARYRGELMRLMSSFVDSELAASAGFADSINFAPGIKERIAASVITLEKADHAGQVLEVMGDFGTDMARYQAAHDWAARVDRDADLGSARLPGDMRLSVLHYPIIGWTDAVVMNVLQGLATGVQMTELTRVSYGPLAEVFRRIAPREARHAELGLEGLERIVASDEGRAEARAAVAYWRPRVAAGFGIAHSDRYQTLARFGLRHQPNEVLLARWQALADEHLAALGL, encoded by the coding sequence ATGTCCGACACGATGAACCTTGACGACTACCTGGCGCAGGGCGGGGTGCTGACCGCGCCCGGCAACGTCCCGGCCCGCTACCGCGGCGAGCTGATGCGGCTGATGTCCTCTTTCGTGGACAGCGAACTGGCGGCGTCGGCGGGCTTCGCCGATTCCATCAACTTCGCCCCCGGCATCAAGGAACGCATCGCCGCCAGCGTCATCACCCTGGAAAAGGCCGATCATGCCGGCCAGGTGCTGGAGGTAATGGGCGATTTCGGCACCGACATGGCGCGGTATCAGGCGGCGCATGACTGGGCCGCGCGGGTGGACCGCGACGCCGACCTGGGCAGCGCCCGCCTGCCCGGCGACATGCGGCTGTCGGTGCTGCATTACCCGATCATCGGCTGGACCGATGCGGTGGTGATGAACGTGTTGCAGGGGCTGGCGACCGGGGTGCAGATGACGGAACTGACCCGCGTGTCCTATGGCCCGCTGGCCGAGGTGTTCCGCCGCATCGCCCCGCGCGAGGCGCGCCATGCCGAACTGGGGCTCGAGGGGCTGGAACGCATCGTCGCCAGCGACGAAGGCCGCGCCGAGGCCCGCGCCGCGGTGGCCTATTGGCGCCCGCGCGTCGCCGCCGGCTTTGGCATCGCCCATTCCGACCGCTACCAGACGCTGGCGCGCTTTGGCCTGCGCCACCAGCCGAACGAGGTGCTGCTGGCGCGCTGGCAGGCGCTGGCCGACGAACACCTGGCCGCGCTTGGCCTGTGA
- the paaC gene encoding 1,2-phenylacetyl-CoA epoxidase subunit PaaC — MPSLPDMTTPDVAELAQAQAAHASHPAVPQPDEGQEALFETLLRIGDSTLILGHRVSEWCGHSPALEEDIALANVALDLIGQTQLWLALAAEVEGAGRSADDLAYLRDAWDFRNLLICERPNGDFGHTLMRQFLFDAWHHELLKGLVKSSDPRVAEIAAKAAKEVAYHLERSSDLVVRLGDGTEESHRRMAEALEALWDYTGEMFLSDDKDKAIAARGIIPDPASLREGWEQTVRAVLTEATLDYPAGAFAHKGGRQGVHTEHLGYILAEMQFLQRAYPGASW, encoded by the coding sequence ATGCCGTCGCTGCCCGACATGACCACCCCCGACGTGGCCGAACTGGCGCAGGCCCAGGCCGCCCATGCCAGCCACCCCGCCGTGCCGCAGCCTGACGAAGGGCAAGAGGCGCTGTTTGAAACCCTGCTGCGCATCGGCGATTCGACGCTGATCCTGGGCCATCGCGTGTCGGAATGGTGCGGCCATTCCCCGGCGCTCGAGGAGGACATCGCGCTGGCCAATGTGGCGCTGGACCTGATCGGCCAGACGCAGCTGTGGCTGGCCCTGGCCGCCGAGGTCGAGGGCGCCGGCCGCAGCGCCGATGACCTGGCTTATCTGCGCGATGCCTGGGATTTTCGCAACCTGCTGATCTGCGAACGCCCGAACGGCGATTTCGGCCATACGCTGATGCGCCAGTTCCTGTTCGATGCCTGGCATCACGAACTGCTCAAGGGGCTGGTGAAATCGTCGGATCCGCGGGTGGCCGAAATCGCCGCCAAGGCGGCGAAGGAAGTGGCCTATCACCTGGAACGCTCGTCGGATCTGGTGGTGCGGCTGGGCGACGGGACCGAGGAAAGCCACCGCCGCATGGCCGAGGCGCTGGAGGCGCTGTGGGACTATACCGGCGAGATGTTCCTGTCCGACGACAAGGACAAGGCCATCGCCGCCCGCGGCATCATCCCCGATCCCGCCAGCCTGCGCGAGGGCTGGGAGCAGACCGTGCGCGCCGTCCTGACCGAGGCGACGCTGGATTATCCCGCCGGCGCGTTTGCCCACAAGGGCGGGCGCCAGGGCGTCCATACCGAACATCTGGGCTATATCCTGGCCGAGATGCAGTTCCTGCAGCGCGCCTATCCGGGCGCGAGCTGGTAA
- the paaA gene encoding 1,2-phenylacetyl-CoA epoxidase subunit PaaA: MYAQLVKSEGAKSREEMSPEEIAFQERIDRGEKIEPKEWMPEGYRKTLIRQIGQHAHSEIVGQLPEGNWITRAPTLERKAILLAKVQDEAGHGLYLYSAAETLGVSRDELMELLHAGKMKYSSIFNYPTLTWADMGAVGWLVDGAAIMNQVPLQRTSYGPYSRAMIRICKEESFHQRQGYAIMMKMASGTPAQRRMAQDALNRLWYPALMMFGPSDKDSVHSAQSMAWRIKMNTNDELRQKFVDQTVPQAEYLGLTIPDPNLKWNEEKGGYDFSEPDWSEFFDVIAGNGPCNRDRLGARVKAWNDGAWFREALVAHAEKAAARRTAVAAE, translated from the coding sequence ATGTATGCCCAGCTTGTGAAATCCGAAGGCGCCAAGTCCCGCGAGGAGATGTCCCCCGAAGAGATCGCCTTTCAGGAGCGCATCGACCGCGGCGAAAAGATCGAGCCCAAGGAGTGGATGCCCGAAGGCTATCGCAAGACCCTGATCCGCCAGATCGGCCAGCACGCCCATAGCGAGATCGTCGGCCAGCTGCCCGAAGGCAACTGGATCACCCGCGCCCCCACGCTCGAGCGCAAGGCGATCCTGCTGGCCAAGGTCCAGGACGAGGCCGGCCATGGCCTGTATCTGTATAGTGCCGCCGAGACGCTGGGCGTGTCGCGCGACGAGCTGATGGAGCTGCTGCATGCCGGCAAGATGAAATACAGCTCGATCTTCAACTATCCGACGCTGACCTGGGCCGACATGGGCGCGGTGGGCTGGCTGGTCGATGGCGCGGCGATCATGAACCAGGTGCCGCTGCAACGCACCAGCTATGGCCCCTATTCCCGCGCCATGATCCGCATCTGCAAGGAAGAAAGCTTTCACCAGCGTCAGGGCTACGCCATCATGATGAAGATGGCCTCGGGCACGCCGGCGCAAAGGCGCATGGCGCAGGATGCGCTGAACCGGCTGTGGTATCCGGCGCTGATGATGTTCGGCCCCAGCGACAAGGATTCGGTCCACAGCGCCCAGTCCATGGCCTGGCGCATCAAGATGAACACCAATGACGAGTTGCGGCAGAAATTCGTCGACCAGACCGTGCCCCAGGCCGAATATCTGGGCCTGACCATTCCCGATCCGAACCTGAAATGGAACGAGGAAAAGGGCGGTTACGACTTCAGCGAACCGGACTGGTCGGAATTCTTCGACGTGATCGCCGGCAACGGCCCGTGCAATCGCGACCGCCTGGGCGCCCGGGTCAAGGCCTGGAACGACGGCGCCTGGTTCCGCGAGGCGCTGGTCGCCCATGCCGAAAAGGCGGCCGCCCGTCGCACCGCCGTCGCGGCCGAGTGA
- a CDS encoding acyltransferase, with amino-acid sequence MSRVYSWDGIVPVIDPDAFVHPEAVVIGDVIIGAGVYVGPGCVLRGDFGRITLHSGCNVQETCVVHAFPGKDVVVEESGHIGHGAVLHGCHIGRNAMVGMNAVVMDEAVVGENTIIAAMAFVKAGAQIPPGVLAMGSPARVARSLTAEEIDWKRRGTGVYQQLAVEARHKLAPAQPLAAAEPDRPRAQAPRYDPLVLERRQFSERP; translated from the coding sequence ATGAGCCGCGTCTATTCCTGGGACGGCATCGTGCCGGTCATCGACCCCGATGCCTTCGTGCATCCCGAGGCGGTGGTGATCGGCGATGTCATCATCGGCGCCGGGGTCTATGTCGGACCGGGTTGCGTGTTGCGGGGCGACTTCGGCCGCATCACCCTGCATTCCGGCTGCAACGTGCAGGAAACCTGCGTCGTCCATGCCTTTCCGGGCAAGGATGTGGTGGTCGAGGAATCGGGCCACATCGGCCATGGCGCGGTGCTGCACGGCTGCCATATCGGCCGCAATGCCATGGTGGGCATGAACGCGGTGGTCATGGACGAGGCGGTGGTCGGCGAAAACACGATCATCGCCGCCATGGCCTTCGTCAAGGCCGGGGCCCAGATCCCGCCCGGCGTCCTGGCCATGGGTTCGCCCGCGCGCGTAGCCCGATCCCTGACCGCCGAGGAAATCGACTGGAAGCGGCGCGGCACCGGCGTCTATCAGCAGCTGGCCGTCGAGGCCCGCCACAAGCTGGCGCCGGCCCAGCCCCTGGCCGCAGCCGAACCCGACCGGCCGCGGGCGCAGGCGCCGCGCTATGATCCCTTGGTGCTGGAGCGGCGGCAGTTCAGCGAACGGCCTTGA
- the paaB gene encoding 1,2-phenylacetyl-CoA epoxidase subunit PaaB — MSKEWPLWEVFIRGQHGLNHRHVGSLHAPDAEMAILNARDVYTRRNEGVSIWVVKSADITASSPSDKGPLFEPSNSKVYRHPTFFDIPEEVGHM, encoded by the coding sequence ATGTCCAAGGAATGGCCGCTCTGGGAAGTTTTCATCCGGGGCCAGCACGGGCTGAACCACCGCCACGTCGGCAGCCTGCATGCCCCCGACGCCGAAATGGCGATCCTGAACGCCCGTGACGTCTATACCCGCCGCAATGAAGGCGTGTCGATCTGGGTGGTGAAATCCGCCGACATCACCGCCTCGAGCCCGTCGGACAAGGGTCCGCTGTTCGAGCCTTCGAACAGCAAGGTCTATCGCCACCCGACCTTTTTCGACATCCCCGAAGAAGTGGGGCATATGTGA
- a CDS encoding TetR/AcrR family transcriptional regulator: MARTRATDFEEKQRVLLHSAAEVFAEQGMEKASMAQIAAHAQVSKALLYHYYPSKGELIFAIIITHLQELDTVIQQADDPGLPPSQRLRRLVGSLLECYKGADNEHKVQLNATPALAEGQKAEILAIERRIVRRFAAVLREINPDLDDPQRPLLTPVTMSLFGMMNWVYMWFRDGGRITREDYADVATTLILEGIKAVR; the protein is encoded by the coding sequence ATGGCTCGGACACGGGCAACCGATTTCGAGGAAAAGCAGCGCGTGCTTTTGCACAGCGCTGCCGAGGTTTTTGCAGAACAGGGCATGGAAAAGGCGTCCATGGCCCAGATCGCCGCGCATGCGCAGGTGTCAAAGGCGCTGCTTTATCACTATTATCCCAGCAAGGGCGAATTGATCTTTGCCATCATCATCACCCATCTGCAGGAACTGGATACCGTCATTCAGCAAGCCGACGATCCCGGGCTGCCGCCCTCGCAGCGCTTGCGCCGGCTGGTGGGAAGCCTGCTGGAATGCTACAAGGGCGCCGACAACGAACACAAGGTCCAGCTGAATGCCACCCCGGCCCTCGCCGAGGGGCAGAAGGCCGAGATCCTGGCGATCGAACGCAGGATCGTGCGGCGTTTTGCTGCGGTGCTGCGCGAAATCAACCCGGATCTGGACGATCCGCAGCGCCCGTTGCTGACCCCCGTCACCATGTCGTTGTTCGGCATGATGAACTGGGTCTACATGTGGTTTCGCGACGGCGGGCGCATCACGCGCGAGGATTACGCCGATGTCGCCACCACCCTGATCCTGGAAGGGATCAAGGCCGTTCGCTGA
- the paaD gene encoding 1,2-phenylacetyl-CoA epoxidase subunit PaaD, producing MDAASRPAVDQVWRWLAEVPDPEIPVISLTDLGIIRDVAWQGDTLVVKVTPTYSGCPATSIINLDIETALRGHGIDKLRLERQMSPPWTTDWITAEGREKLRAYGIAPPVDGTAADGVLAGRIARLTGNNLTIACPRCGSTRTEKVSQFGSTPCKASYRCTDCLEPFDYFKCI from the coding sequence ATGGATGCCGCGTCCCGTCCGGCCGTGGATCAGGTCTGGCGCTGGCTGGCCGAGGTTCCCGACCCGGAAATCCCGGTCATCAGCCTGACCGATCTGGGCATCATCCGCGATGTCGCCTGGCAGGGCGACACGCTGGTGGTCAAGGTCACGCCGACCTATTCCGGCTGCCCGGCGACCAGCATCATCAACCTGGACATCGAAACCGCCCTGCGCGGCCATGGCATCGACAAGCTGCGGCTGGAACGGCAGATGTCGCCGCCCTGGACCACGGACTGGATCACCGCAGAAGGCCGCGAGAAGCTGCGCGCCTATGGCATTGCCCCGCCGGTGGACGGCACCGCCGCCGATGGCGTGCTGGCCGGCCGCATCGCGCGGCTGACCGGCAACAACCTGACCATCGCCTGCCCGCGCTGCGGCTCGACCAGGACCGAAAAAGTCAGCCAGTTCGGCTCGACCCCCTGCAAGGCCAGCTATCGCTGCACCGACTGTCTGGAACCCTTCGACTATTTCAAATGCATCTGA
- the paaZ gene encoding phenylacetic acid degradation bifunctional protein PaaZ yields the protein MTATASAPRRLESYVCGSWTPGTKEGQALLDAATGDPVALIDSTGLDFAAVLEHGRTTAGPRLRAMSFHERAGMLKALGLALMERKEEFYAESLHTGATRTDGWVDIEGGIGTMLTFASKGRRELPNTRVLTDGEVEQLSRDGSFVAQHILTPLEGVAVHINAFNFPIWGMLEKIAPTLLAGVPCIVKPASQTAYLTELCVRRIIDTGILPEGALQLICGSVGDLLDHVTEQDAVTFTGSAWTGRKLKTHPAVIANSVRFTMEADSLNASILGPDAVAGTPEFDLFVREVAREMTVKAGQKCTAIRRVIAPRGQVDALVAALGERLGKTQLGLPGDESTRMGPLASLDQRAEVRERIRDLQAVAEIVAGDPGAVRVGSGDAERGAFLNPVLLYAENPHQADAVHEVEAFGPVSTVLPYDDLDEAVAMVRLGKGSLVSSVFTDDADVARRVVLGVAPWHGRVLIGNRDSAKSSTGHGSPLAPLVHGGPGRAGGGEEMGGIRGVKHYMQRTAVQGTPRLLSAITGRWIEGAPVNHDIHPFRKSLAELRIGDQLITARRTVTDEDVEHFAHFTGDTFYAHMDEAAARANPFFDDRVAHGYLIASFAAGLFVEPNPGPVLANYGVDNLRFLTPVYFGDSLQVRLTCKEINPRANAEHGEVRWDCQVTNQKGEVVAQYDVLTMVAKQWPPAPAAT from the coding sequence ATGACCGCCACGGCCTCGGCCCCGCGCCGTCTTGAAAGCTATGTCTGCGGAAGCTGGACCCCCGGCACGAAAGAGGGTCAGGCGCTTCTGGATGCGGCGACGGGCGACCCCGTCGCGCTGATCGATTCCACCGGCCTCGATTTCGCGGCGGTGCTGGAACACGGCCGCACGACCGCCGGACCCCGGCTGCGCGCCATGTCCTTTCACGAACGCGCCGGCATGCTGAAGGCGCTTGGCCTGGCGCTGATGGAGCGCAAGGAGGAATTCTACGCCGAAAGCCTGCACACCGGCGCCACCCGCACCGACGGCTGGGTCGATATCGAAGGCGGCATCGGCACCATGCTGACCTTTGCCTCGAAAGGGCGGCGGGAACTGCCCAACACCCGGGTGCTGACCGATGGCGAGGTCGAGCAGCTGTCGCGCGACGGCAGCTTTGTCGCCCAGCACATCCTGACGCCGCTGGAAGGCGTGGCGGTGCATATCAACGCCTTCAACTTTCCGATCTGGGGGATGCTGGAAAAGATCGCGCCGACTCTGCTGGCCGGCGTGCCCTGCATCGTCAAGCCGGCCAGCCAGACCGCCTATCTGACCGAATTGTGCGTGCGCCGGATCATTGATACCGGCATCCTGCCCGAAGGCGCGTTGCAGCTGATCTGCGGCAGCGTCGGTGATCTGCTGGATCATGTCACCGAACAGGACGCGGTCACCTTTACCGGCTCGGCCTGGACGGGGCGCAAGCTCAAGACCCATCCGGCGGTGATCGCCAATTCCGTGCGCTTCACCATGGAGGCCGACAGCCTCAATGCCTCGATCCTGGGGCCGGATGCGGTGGCGGGCACGCCGGAATTCGACCTGTTCGTGCGCGAGGTCGCGCGCGAAATGACCGTGAAGGCCGGACAGAAATGCACCGCCATCCGCCGGGTGATCGCACCGCGCGGCCAGGTCGATGCGCTGGTCGCTGCCCTGGGCGAGCGGCTGGGCAAGACCCAGCTGGGTCTGCCGGGCGATGAATCGACCCGCATGGGGCCGCTGGCCAGCCTGGACCAGCGCGCCGAGGTGCGCGAGCGCATCCGAGACCTGCAGGCGGTGGCCGAAATCGTCGCCGGCGATCCGGGGGCGGTGCGGGTCGGCTCGGGCGATGCGGAACGCGGGGCGTTCCTGAACCCGGTGCTGCTTTATGCCGAAAACCCGCATCAGGCCGATGCGGTGCATGAGGTCGAGGCCTTCGGCCCGGTCTCGACTGTGCTGCCCTATGACGATCTGGACGAGGCGGTGGCGATGGTGCGGCTGGGCAAGGGCTCACTGGTGTCGTCGGTCTTTACCGACGATGCCGATGTCGCGCGTCGGGTGGTGCTGGGCGTGGCGCCCTGGCACGGGCGGGTGCTGATCGGCAACCGCGATTCGGCCAAAAGCTCGACCGGGCACGGCTCGCCCCTGGCGCCGCTGGTCCATGGCGGACCGGGCCGCGCCGGCGGCGGCGAGGAAATGGGCGGCATCCGCGGCGTCAAGCATTACATGCAGCGCACCGCCGTGCAGGGCACGCCGCGGCTGTTGTCGGCAATCACCGGTCGCTGGATCGAGGGCGCCCCGGTAAATCACGACATCCACCCATTCCGCAAATCGCTGGCCGAGCTGCGCATCGGCGATCAGCTGATCACCGCGCGGCGCACCGTCACCGACGAGGATGTCGAGCACTTCGCCCATTTCACCGGCGACACCTTCTATGCCCATATGGACGAGGCCGCGGCCAGGGCGAACCCGTTCTTCGACGACCGGGTGGCGCATGGCTATCTGATCGCGTCCTTTGCCGCCGGGCTGTTCGTCGAGCCGAACCCCGGCCCGGTGCTGGCCAATTACGGGGTGGACAACCTGCGTTTCCTGACGCCGGTCTATTTCGGCGACAGCCTGCAGGTGCGGCTGACCTGCAAGGAGATCAACCCCCGCGCCAATGCCGAACATGGCGAGGTGCGCTGGGATTGCCAGGTCACCAACCAGAAGGGCGAGGTGGTGGCGCAATACGACGTGCTGACCATGGTCGCCAAGCAATGGCCCCCGGCCCCGGCCGCGACATGA
- the pcaF gene encoding 3-oxoadipyl-CoA thiolase, with translation MREAFICDAVRTPIGRYGGALAQVRADDLAALPLRALMQRNPGVDWSRVDDLIFGCANQAGEDNRNVGRMAVLLAGMPIGVPGTTVNRLCGSGMDAVGMAARAIKAGDCDFVIAGGVESMTRAPFVMPKAESAFSRATAVYDTTIGWRFVNPQMKAQFGVDSMPQTADNVAADFNISRADQDAFAARSQARWQAAQEAGLFADEIVPVTIPQKKGDPIVFDTDEHPRPGTTAETLAKLKGVNGPELSVTAGNASGVNDGAAALAILSAEAAEAQGLVPKARIVAMAAAGVEPRIMGIGPAPAAKKVLARAGLSIDQMDVIELNEAFASQALATLRDLGLPDDAAHVNPNGGAIAMGHPLGMSGARLVTTAMYQLHRSGGRYALCTMCIGVGQGIAIIIERV, from the coding sequence ATGCGGGAAGCCTTCATCTGCGACGCGGTGCGGACGCCGATCGGTCGTTATGGCGGGGCCCTGGCCCAGGTGCGCGCCGATGATCTGGCGGCGCTGCCGCTCAGGGCGCTGATGCAGCGCAACCCCGGCGTCGACTGGAGCCGGGTCGATGACCTGATCTTTGGCTGTGCCAACCAGGCGGGCGAGGACAACCGCAACGTCGGCCGCATGGCCGTGCTGCTGGCGGGCATGCCGATCGGGGTGCCGGGCACCACCGTGAACCGCCTGTGCGGATCGGGGATGGATGCGGTCGGCATGGCCGCCCGCGCCATCAAGGCCGGCGATTGCGATTTCGTCATCGCCGGCGGCGTCGAAAGCATGACTCGCGCTCCCTTCGTGATGCCCAAGGCCGAAAGCGCCTTTTCCCGCGCCACTGCCGTCTATGACACCACCATCGGCTGGCGGTTCGTGAACCCGCAGATGAAGGCGCAGTTCGGCGTCGATTCCATGCCGCAGACCGCCGACAATGTCGCGGCGGATTTCAACATCAGTCGCGCCGATCAGGACGCCTTCGCCGCCCGCAGCCAGGCCCGCTGGCAGGCCGCCCAGGAGGCGGGGCTGTTCGCCGACGAAATCGTGCCGGTGACCATCCCGCAGAAAAAGGGCGATCCCATCGTCTTTGACACCGACGAACACCCGCGCCCCGGCACCACGGCCGAGACGCTGGCCAAGCTCAAGGGCGTGAATGGTCCCGAACTGTCGGTCACCGCGGGCAACGCATCGGGTGTGAACGATGGGGCCGCAGCGCTGGCGATCCTGTCGGCCGAGGCGGCCGAAGCCCAGGGCCTGGTGCCCAAGGCCCGCATCGTCGCCATGGCGGCCGCCGGGGTCGAACCGCGCATCATGGGCATCGGCCCGGCGCCGGCGGCAAAAAAGGTGCTGGCGCGCGCGGGACTCTCCATCGACCAGATGGATGTGATAGAATTGAACGAAGCCTTTGCCAGTCAGGCGCTGGCGACGCTGCGCGATCTGGGCCTGCCCGATGACGCGGCGCATGTGAACCCCAACGGCGGTGCCATCGCCATGGGCCATCCGCTGGGCATGTCGGGCGCCAGGCTGGTGACGACGGCAATGTATCAGCTGCACCGCAGCGGCGGGCGCTATGCGCTGTGCACCATGTGCATCGGGGTGGGCCAGGGCATCGCCATCATCATCGAACGCGTGTGA
- the paaK gene encoding phenylacetate--CoA ligase PaaK produces MQDLTPSRKDLDPIEIASRDEIEALQFHRMKRSLKHAFENSPFYRKRFIEADVHPEDLKTLKDIAKFPFTVKQDLRDTYPFGMFAVPQSKLVRIHGSSGTTGKPTVVGYTAADIDHWANLIARSIRAAGGRPGDMVHNAYGYGLFTGGIGAHYGAERLGCTVVPISGGMTERQVTLINDFKPRIIMVTPSYMLSILDEFRRQGLDPRESSLEIGIFGAEPWTNAMRQEIEEAFNMHAVDIYGLSEIMGPGVAMECVETKDGLHIWEDHFYPEIIDPVTGEVLPDGEMGELVFTTLTKEALPMVRYRTRDLTRILPGTARSMRRIEKITGRSDDMIILRGVNVFPTQIEEQILKCQGLAPHFQIELNRAGRMDNMTVHVECTPDMTDEAARAKSAKELAHHIKSVVGVSTKVEVKDPNSMARSEGKAKRVVDNRPKE; encoded by the coding sequence ATGCAAGACCTGACCCCATCCAGAAAAGACCTCGACCCGATCGAGATTGCCTCGCGCGATGAAATCGAGGCATTGCAGTTTCACCGCATGAAGCGGTCGCTGAAGCACGCTTTCGAGAACTCCCCCTTCTACCGCAAGCGCTTCATCGAGGCCGATGTCCACCCCGAGGATCTCAAGACCCTGAAGGACATCGCCAAGTTTCCCTTTACGGTGAAACAGGATCTGCGCGACACCTACCCGTTCGGCATGTTCGCGGTGCCCCAGTCCAAGCTGGTGCGCATCCACGGCTCGTCGGGGACCACGGGCAAGCCCACGGTGGTGGGCTATACCGCCGCCGACATCGACCACTGGGCCAACCTGATCGCGCGCTCGATCCGCGCCGCGGGCGGCCGGCCGGGCGACATGGTGCACAACGCCTATGGCTATGGCCTGTTCACCGGCGGCATCGGCGCCCATTACGGGGCGGAACGGCTGGGCTGCACGGTGGTGCCGATCTCGGGCGGGATGACCGAACGTCAGGTCACGCTGATCAACGACTTCAAGCCGCGCATCATCATGGTCACCCCCAGCTACATGCTGTCGATCCTGGACGAATTCCGCCGCCAGGGCCTGGACCCGCGCGAAAGCTCGCTGGAAATCGGCATCTTCGGCGCCGAGCCCTGGACGAACGCCATGCGCCAGGAAATCGAGGAAGCCTTCAACATGCATGCCGTGGACATCTATGGCCTCAGCGAGATCATGGGCCCCGGCGTCGCCATGGAATGTGTGGAAACCAAGGATGGGCTGCACATCTGGGAAGATCACTTCTACCCCGAGATCATCGACCCGGTGACCGGCGAAGTGTTGCCCGATGGCGAGATGGGCGAGCTGGTCTTTACCACCCTGACCAAGGAAGCCCTGCCGATGGTGCGCTATCGCACCCGCGACCTGACACGCATCCTGCCCGGCACCGCACGCTCGATGCGGCGCATCGAAAAGATCACCGGCCGGTCAGACGACATGATCATCCTGCGCGGCGTCAACGTCTTTCCGACCCAGATCGAGGAACAGATCCTGAAATGCCAAGGACTTGCCCCGCATTTCCAGATCGAACTGAACCGCGCTGGCCGCATGGACAACATGACCGTCCATGTCGAATGCACCCCGGACATGACCGACGAGGCCGCGCGCGCCAAATCGGCCAAGGAACTGGCCCATCACATCAAGAGCGTGGTCGGCGTCTCGACCAAGGTCGAGGTCAAGGATCCCAACAGCATGGCGCGGTCGGAAGGCAAGGCCAAGCGGGTGGTCGACAACCGCCCCAAGGAGTAG